From the Archangium lipolyticum genome, the window ACCTCCTCGGCGTTGCCCTTGACGAGGTCCAGGAGCTGCTCGCGGCTGAGGACACGGCCGGCGCGCTCGGCGAGGACGCGCAGCAGGCCGAACTCGTACGTGGTGAGGGGGAGGACCCTGCCGTCGAGCGTGGCGCGGAGGCCGCGCGGATCCATGGCCAGCTTGCCGACCTGGATGGGCTGTGAGGAGGGCCCGACGCGGCCACGGGCGCGGCGAACCTGGGCGCGGATGCGCGCGAGCAGCTCGCGGGAGGAGTAGGGCTTGGAGAGGTAGTCGTCGGCGCCGGTCTCCAGGCCGAGCACCCGGTCGGCCTCCTCGCCGCGGGCGGTCACGATGATGATGGGGACGTCGCTGCGCGTGCGCAGCTCGCGGCAGACGTCCACGCCATCGCGCCCGGGGAGCATGAGGTCCAGGAGGATGACGTCATAGGCATGGCGGCTGGCCTCGGTGAGACCCTCGGGGCCGGTGCCGGCGATGGTGACGAGGATGCCGTGCTCCTGGAGGTAGCGGCTGGTGAGGCGGGCCAGCCGCTCGTCGTCCTCCACCAGCAGCACCTGGATGGTGCCCTCGTCCGCGGCGGCCTGTGTCGTCTGCTCCATGCCCGTGGTCCCTCGAAGAACGACCCGGGGGCATGAAGAGGGGTTCGCGGTCTTGCTGCCCGTCCCTGAGCAGCCGAACTCATGCCCCCGGGTCGCGAGAGTGAAGGTGCCAGCGGGACATGTCCGGCGGGCTTCGGATGGATGAAGAAATATTTCCACGCGACCCAGCGCGTCACCGCGGCGGGGACGGCACGGTGCGGACCTGGTTCCGCTGAGCGGGGACTCCGTTCCGGGTGCCATTCCGAGGTGGGTGGCACTCGGGGCGGTGCCCGAGATGTCCTACATCACCGGGGAAAGATCCAATTCCCGGTGCTCTCCTCAATTCCAGGACGGGAGCCCTCACCGCGTGGTGGGGGTCGCGGGGGGGTTGGACGTGCGCCGGGTAAGCCCGGGTGCGAGAGGAGAGAAGATATGCGGATGTACGTTGCGCTGGGGACGATGGTGCTGGCGGGGGCCTGCGGCACCACGGAGCAGGAGGGCGGATCGAAGGCGCTGGCGGAGAGACACCTCTCGGAGCGTTGTGAGGTTCCGCCGCCCTTCACGGGCCACTTCGAGCCGGAGCTCCAATGGGCGTGGACGGGGAGCGGGGTGCTGCCCGAGTCCAGGCAGGTGATGATGACGCCGGTGGTGGTGGACGTGGACCGGGACGGCTCGCCGGACATCGTCTTCAGCACCTTCGATGGTGAGCTGTACAACGCGCTGGCCCAGGCGGGCGGCAACCCCAACGTCAACGGGGTGCTCCGGGCCATCAGCGGCAGGGACGGTCACGAGCTGTGGGCCGCGGGGGGCCCGGAGCACCGGGTGAAGCCCTCCGCCAGCATCGCCGCCGGTGACATCGACGGTGACGGCGCGGTGGAGATCTGCGGCATTCCGGAGAACGGCCGCGGCATCATCTGCTTCGAGAACGACGGCGCCTTCAAGTTCCGCTCTGCCCCGGATGCGTACGACTACAACGAGTGGGGTGGCCCCTCGCTGGCGGACCTGGAGGGCGACGGCACCGTGGAGATCCTCGACGGCAACCGCGTCTATACCCACACCGGCGCGCTGAAGTGGGTGGGCTCCGAGGGCATGGATGGTGCCCTGGCCACCGGCCCCGTCTCCTTCGCGGCGGACATCGACCAGGACGGCAAGCAGGAGGTCATCAACGGCCGCTCCGTCTACCGGCACGATGGCTCGCTCAAGTGCACCAACTCACAGATCCAGGGCGGCTTCGCGGGTGTGGCGAACTTCGACGGGGACGCGGCGGGGGAGATCGTCGTGGCGGGCCATGGCCAGGTGAGCCTGCTCGATGACGACTGCTCGCTGCTGTGGAGCCGGCAGGTCCACATCACCGGCACGGATCAGCCCTACCACGACAAACCCGGCCACGGCGGCCCGCCCAACATCGCGGACTTCGATGGTGACGGGCAGCTGGAGATCGGCCTGGCGGGTGATTGGAACTACACCGTCTACGGTACCAACGGCTCCGTGAAGTGGACCTTCCCCATCTGGGACTACAGCTCCGGGAAGACGACCTCCACCACCTTCGACCTGGATGGGGATGGCAGGCTCGAGGTCATCTACGCCGACGAGCGTCAGCTGCGCATCTTCGACGGCGTCACGGGCGCGCTTCGCTGGGAGACGCCGCACAGCTCGGGCACCACGCACGAGTACCCGCTCGTCGCGGACGTGGATGGGGACAACGCCGCGGACATCGTCGTGGTGGAGAACGACCACGCCGCCCCGGCGCCGGGCCTCAACGGCATCCGCGTGTACCACGACACCCAGGAGGGCTGGGCCGGCGCCCGGCGCATCTGGAACCAGCACGCCTACTCGGTGACGAACGTCAACGACGACGGCTCCATCCCCAGCAACCCGGAGGCCCACTGGCTGCACCCGAAGCTCAACGCCTTCCGCTCCAACGTCGCCGGCTACCTGGGCCAGGGCAATCCCTACGCCGCCGCGGACCTCGTCGCCTCCGAGGTGACGGCCTCGTGTGATGGCTCGGGCGTGCTCACGCTCGGTGCGCGCGTGCGCAACCAGGGCGATGCTCCGGTGCCCGTCGGCGTGAAGGTGGCCTTCTACCAGGGCAACCCGGCCTCGGGCGGCACGCTGCTCGCCGTGGGCACCGCCGCCGACGCGCTGCCCGTGGGCGGCAGCTCCCTCGTGACGGTTTCCATGCCCTCCTCCTTCACCGGCAGCGCCGAGGTGTTCGCCGTGGTGGACGACGACGGCACGGGCGCGGGCCGCGACACCGAGTGCCGCGAGGACAACAACGCCGCCTCCGCCACGGTGGACCTCACCTGCCAGCCGCCGCCCAGCAACCAGCCGCCGGTGGCCCTCTGCCGCGACGTCACCGTCACCGCCAGCGACTCCTGCCAGGGCCGCGCCAGCGTGAACAACGGCAGCTACGACCCGGACAACGGGCCCTCGCCGCTCACCCTCACCGAGTCGCCCAACGCCTCCTTCGGTCCGGGCCGCCACTCCGTCACGTTGACGGCCTCGGACGGTGCGGCGAGCTCCCAGTGCGTGGGCATCGTCACCGTGGTGGACTCCACGAAGCCCGTCATCTCCTGCCCGCTCGGGGTGGATGCCAGGGTGGGCCTCGGCAGCCTCGGCCTCTCCATCCAGTACGCCGTCTCGGCCAGGGACAACTGCGGCCCGGTGCCCGTCACCTGTTCGCACCCCTCCGGCGCGCTCTTCCTGCTGGGCCTGACGAACGTCACCTGCACCGCCAGGGATGCTTCAGGCAACACGGCCTCGTGCAACTTCGGCATCCGCGTGAGCGTCGGCATCTCGCTGCCGCTCTCCACCCCGGCCGCGCCGGCCACGGACCTCTGACAGCCCGCGGAGGACGAGTGCCACCGGGCCGGAGAACCGCTGGAAGATCAGCGGCTTGTCCGGCCCGGTGTCATTTCCAGGATGAATTCGGGCTCACGGCAAAGTTCCCCCCTGGCTGAGAGACCGCGACCTGGGTTAGGGTGCACCCATGGTGTCGGGTCCGACACCGCGCGGTGTCGTAGGAGACCCCATCCCCAGGGGGCTCCACACGAGGGAAGACGTATGGGTCACGCACTTCATCTCCCCCTGTCCGTCACGCAGTCCACCACCTCCGCTCCGGGCGCAGCCTGGCGTGGGCGGATGCCCTTCGAGGAGGTGGGGACGCGGGAGCACCCGGTGCTGTGCGCGTCGGAGCTGTACGCGCGCATCTGCGTGAGGGACCCGTACTTCGCGCTGCGCGACGTGACGGTCGTGGGTGAGGGCGAGGTGCTGGCCCGGGTGCCGGTGGAGCAGGAGCCGGGGCAGGAGGCCTCGCCCATCAACGCCGCGGAGGTGGGGCGGCACCTGGCCATCCTGGGCTCGTGCGCGTCGTCGCTGGTGAACCCCAAGGAGGGGCAGCACTACTACCTGGCGCGGCGCGCGCGGTTGGAGCGGCTCCACGAGGGCCCGCTGCCCCGGGCTACAGGGTTGTTGTGGGGCGCGGCGCGGGCGGAGTTCAAGGACAAGCGCACCGCCACGGCGAGCACGCTGCTGGCCAGCGAGGAGGGCCTGCCGCTCTTCTCGGTGGAGGTGGACTACAACGTGCTGTCCGCGGCGGCCTTCCAGCGCCTGTTCCAGTGCGCGCGCCAGGACATGCGCCGCGAGCCCCGCGAGCGTGCGCGGTGCGAGGGCTCGCCGGCCGACTTCGCCGCCATGCGTCAGAACCCGCACCGCCTCCCGTTGCCGCTGCGGGACTACGTGCGCGACGGCGAGTGCCTGAAGGCCACGCTGGGCCCGGTGAGCGCGGAGCTGTGCAAGGGCCACTTCGCCATGCACCCGGTGCTGCCGGTGGCGGTGGTGATGAGCGGCCTGTCCGGGATGGCGGGCGCGCTGCTGCACCAGCTGTTGGGCAACGCGTCGGCGCGCTACCTGGTGACGCGGGGCGAGGTGCGCGCGGACAGCCTGGCCTACGCCGGGGAGACGGTGACGTTCGGCTCCCACCTGCATGAGGTGGAGGGGCGCGACCACCGCTTCTACTGCTGGGCCTCGGTGGGGGAGCGCCTGGTGGGGGTGATGGAGCTGACGCTCACCTGCCTGGAGTGACGCTCACTCCCAGGTGATTTCGTAGTCCACCGAGTCGATGCCGAGCGTGTTCGCCGTGACGGTGCCGTTGAAGCCGAGCGCCTCCAGCGCGCCCTCGAAGATGCCCACGTGGTAGGCGGGCGGCTGCATGTCGCCGCGGTAGGCGATGATGCACGCCTTGGGGCCGGCGGGACGGTGGTCGCGCTGGCCGTACGTCACCACGGTGCTGAAGGCCACGCGCGTCTGGGCGAAGAGCCGCTGTGGGTCTCCCTTGCCGAGGATGCCGAAGACGACCTGGCCCGGGCCGCTGGAGAAGCGCCGCACGCAGGCACGGCCGCAGGCGTTGAAGACGGCGTCCTGGTGGCCCATCTTCTCCTCCAGGATGTCCGCCGCGGAGTAGAGCAGCGTCAGGTAGTCCGAGGCCGGGTAGGTGCGCAGGTCGCTGATGTCTCTGGCCAGCGTGCCGGTGCGGAGCTGACGCAGCGCTCCCGCGCCCCCCTGCTTCTCGACGAGATCGAACACCACCCGGAAGAACAGACCGCGTACCGCGTCGGTGGGCTTGGTGACGGCGATGCGAGCGGCGAGCTCGTTCTTGTTGGAGGGCATGGGTTGGGTCCTACCCTGGGGAAGAGTCGGAGGCTCTCCAGCTTAACTCCCTGTCGCATTCCGTCGAGAAATTGGGACCCCGGGTAGGGTGTGTTCTTCCCAACCCATCACCCCGGGTGCGGGTCCTGGATGACGCGCTGCGCCGGCAGCCCGTGCTTGACACCCCGGCCCCGGTACGGAAAAGCCCCGGGGCGAAGGCGCCGGCCCGCCTGCTCAATCCCCCCTGGCCGCCTGGGAGTCCGACGCGTGAAGCTCGCCACCCTCAACGACGGAACCCGCGATGGACGGCTCATCGTCGTCAAGCGGGACAACTCGGCCTACGCGCTCGCCACCAACGTGGCTCTCACGCTCCAGGCCGCGCTCGACAAGTGGGACGAGCTGGAGCCGAAGCTGCGCGCTCTGGCCGAGGACCTCGAGGCCGGCCGTGTGCAGAGCCGCCCCATCGACGTCCGCGCACTGCTCTCCCCCTTGCCCCGTGCCTACGAGTGGGTGGATGGCAGCGCCTACCTCAACCACGTCATCCTCGTGCGCAAGGCGCGCAACGCCGAGCCCCCGGCCACGATGAGGACGGATCCGCTCGTCTACCAGGGCGGCTCCGGCACCTTCCTCGCGCCCACGCAGGATCTGCCCCTGGTGGACGAGGCGTGGGGCATGGACTTCGAGTCCGAGGTGGCCGTCATCCTCGGCGACGTGCCGCTGGGCACGAAGGCCCAGGACGCGGCGAAGTACGTGAAGCTGGTGATGCTCTGCAACGACGTCACCCTGCGCAACCTCATCCCCAATGAGCTGGCCAAGGGCTTCGGCTTCTTCCAGGGCAAGCCCTCCAGCGCCTTCAGCCCCTTCGCCCTCACTCCGGACGAGCTCGGCGCCGCGTGGAAGGACGGCCGCGTCCACCTGCGCCTGCGCTCCATCCTCAACGGCCAGGTGGTGGGTGACACGGACGCCGGCCCGGAGATGCACTTCTCCTTCTTCGACCTCATCCAGCACATCGCGAAGACGCGCGCCTTCACCGCTGGCACCATCCTGGGCAGTGGCACCGTGTCCAACGAGGACCGCGCCCGGGGCATCTCCTGCCTCGCCGAGCGCCGGATGATCGAGACCATCGAGACGGGTGCGCCCAAGACGCCCTTCATGAAGGTGGGCGACACCATCGACATCGAGATGTTGGACGCGGAGGGGCGCAGCCTCTTCGGGCGTATCTCCCAGAAGGTGGTGGGCACGTGAAGCTCTACAGCTATTGGCGTTCGTCGTGTTCGTGGCGGGTGCGCATCGCGCTCAATCTCAAGGGCCTGTCCTATGAGTACGTGCCCGTGCACCTGGTGAAGGACGGGGGCGAGCAGAACAGCGAGGCCTACCGCTCCATCAACCCCATGCGCACCGTGCCCACGCTGGAGCTCACCGAGGGAGGCCAGGTGCGCCGGCTGTCCCAGTCGATCGCCATCCTCGAGTTCCTGGAGGAGCGTCACCCCTCGCCCGCGCTGCTGCCGGCCGATCCGTATCTCCGGGCCCGCTGCCGGATGCTGGCCGAGCTGGTGAACTCGGGCATCCAACCGATGCAGAACCTGGGGGTGTTGCAACGCATCAAGGGGGAGCTGAAGGGGGACGACAAGGCCTGGTGCGCCTACTGGATCGACCGCGGACTGGCGGCCTTCCAGGCCTCCGCGCAGGAGACGGCGGGCACGTACTGCATGGGAGACGCGGTGTCGTTCGCCGACATCTGCCTGGTGCCCCAGCTCTACGGCGCCCGGCGGTTCGGGGTGGACCTCGCGCCCTACGGGCTGCTCACGCGCATCGAGGCGGCGTGCGCCAGCCTCCCCGCGTTCCAGGCCGCACTCCCGGACCGGCAGCCCGACGCGCAGCCGGCCTGAACACGGCTCAGGCTGCTTTCCTGGGGGCTTCCACGTGCTGGAGCCCCAGCCGCGCGCCGTCGAACCTGGCGACGTCACCGGGATTCCAGGCCAGGACCTCCGTCGCGGCGCCGCGCTGGGCGAGCCCCGCGCGGATTCCCGCGAGCGTGTCGTCCTCCGCGTCCCTGCCGAGGCCCCGGAACATGTGCGCGTAGGGCAGGAAGTAACGAGCCTGGGCCGCGATGCAGGCTTCGGCCACGCCCGGCCCGCCCAGGGTCATCGACAGCCAGCGCCCGCCGGCATTCTCCGCGTACATGGCACGCAGCCGCTCGAAGGGCAGCGTCATGGCGTACTGGGGCAGCCCGACGTTGATGCCCTCCGGGAACGACCGGCAGTTGGCCAGCACGACATCGACGGGCCCCCGCCGTGCCGTGCTCTGGCGCACCGCTTCGACCATGTCCCCCAGCGGATCCACTCCGCTGTCGACGAGGATCAGCGCGCTGAACTGGGGGCAGGTGACGCGATAGCAATTGCCCCAGCAGCGCAGCCCCTCGGCGGGCCCTGGCGCGCAGCGGGTCGGCTGCTCTCCGTAGAAGGGCAGCACGTCGATCTCGATGTCCCCCACCTTCACGGTGTCTCCCCAGGGCACGGCCCTGGCATCGAGCCCGACCTGTCCGAGCGAGGACGCGAAATCCTCCGGGGTGAGCAGGTTGGGCCTGGGGACCACGGGCACGATGATGGGGATGTTCCGGTTGGCCACGTGGCGCAGGATGGCGGGTACGTGCCAGTGATCCTCGTGCGGGTGGGTGATGAGGATGGCATCCGGCTCGATCGGGCCGGACTCCCGGGGATAGCGCGAGAAGTGGGTGCTCTCCCCCAGGGTGAAGATCTGGGGATCGAACAGGAGCGTGGTGGTCTGGGAGCGGATGACGAGGCTCGCATGCTCCCGGCGGTAGATGCCGGGGGCGTCGACCACCGGCCAGGCGCCGTACTCCGCTTCGTCCTCGGCGGGCTCGAGGCAGGCGTTGAAGACCTGTCCGAGCTTGCCGGGCAACCCGGAGGCCACCATGGCGCGCAGCGTGTCCACGTCATCGCT encodes:
- a CDS encoding response regulator transcription factor — its product is MEQTTQAAADEGTIQVLLVEDDERLARLTSRYLQEHGILVTIAGTGPEGLTEASRHAYDVILLDLMLPGRDGVDVCRELRTRSDVPIIIVTARGEEADRVLGLETGADDYLSKPYSSRELLARIRAQVRRARGRVGPSSQPIQVGKLAMDPRGLRATLDGRVLPLTTYEFGLLRVLAERAGRVLSREQLLDLVKGNAEEVFDRSVDVHIFRIRQKIEEDPRNPRLLKTVRGAGYLLATGDEP
- a CDS encoding FG-GAP-like repeat-containing protein, which encodes MRMYVALGTMVLAGACGTTEQEGGSKALAERHLSERCEVPPPFTGHFEPELQWAWTGSGVLPESRQVMMTPVVVDVDRDGSPDIVFSTFDGELYNALAQAGGNPNVNGVLRAISGRDGHELWAAGGPEHRVKPSASIAAGDIDGDGAVEICGIPENGRGIICFENDGAFKFRSAPDAYDYNEWGGPSLADLEGDGTVEILDGNRVYTHTGALKWVGSEGMDGALATGPVSFAADIDQDGKQEVINGRSVYRHDGSLKCTNSQIQGGFAGVANFDGDAAGEIVVAGHGQVSLLDDDCSLLWSRQVHITGTDQPYHDKPGHGGPPNIADFDGDGQLEIGLAGDWNYTVYGTNGSVKWTFPIWDYSSGKTTSTTFDLDGDGRLEVIYADERQLRIFDGVTGALRWETPHSSGTTHEYPLVADVDGDNAADIVVVENDHAAPAPGLNGIRVYHDTQEGWAGARRIWNQHAYSVTNVNDDGSIPSNPEAHWLHPKLNAFRSNVAGYLGQGNPYAAADLVASEVTASCDGSGVLTLGARVRNQGDAPVPVGVKVAFYQGNPASGGTLLAVGTAADALPVGGSSLVTVSMPSSFTGSAEVFAVVDDDGTGAGRDTECREDNNAASATVDLTCQPPPSNQPPVALCRDVTVTASDSCQGRASVNNGSYDPDNGPSPLTLTESPNASFGPGRHSVTLTASDGAASSQCVGIVTVVDSTKPVISCPLGVDARVGLGSLGLSIQYAVSARDNCGPVPVTCSHPSGALFLLGLTNVTCTARDASGNTASCNFGIRVSVGISLPLSTPAAPATDL
- a CDS encoding DUF2378 family protein, encoding MPSNKNELAARIAVTKPTDAVRGLFFRVVFDLVEKQGGAGALRQLRTGTLARDISDLRTYPASDYLTLLYSAADILEEKMGHQDAVFNACGRACVRRFSSGPGQVVFGILGKGDPQRLFAQTRVAFSTVVTYGQRDHRPAGPKACIIAYRGDMQPPAYHVGIFEGALEALGFNGTVTANTLGIDSVDYEITWE
- a CDS encoding fumarylacetoacetate hydrolase family protein; the protein is MKLATLNDGTRDGRLIVVKRDNSAYALATNVALTLQAALDKWDELEPKLRALAEDLEAGRVQSRPIDVRALLSPLPRAYEWVDGSAYLNHVILVRKARNAEPPATMRTDPLVYQGGSGTFLAPTQDLPLVDEAWGMDFESEVAVILGDVPLGTKAQDAAKYVKLVMLCNDVTLRNLIPNELAKGFGFFQGKPSSAFSPFALTPDELGAAWKDGRVHLRLRSILNGQVVGDTDAGPEMHFSFFDLIQHIAKTRAFTAGTILGSGTVSNEDRARGISCLAERRMIETIETGAPKTPFMKVGDTIDIEMLDAEGRSLFGRISQKVVGT
- the maiA gene encoding maleylacetoacetate isomerase, which codes for MKLYSYWRSSCSWRVRIALNLKGLSYEYVPVHLVKDGGEQNSEAYRSINPMRTVPTLELTEGGQVRRLSQSIAILEFLEERHPSPALLPADPYLRARCRMLAELVNSGIQPMQNLGVLQRIKGELKGDDKAWCAYWIDRGLAAFQASAQETAGTYCMGDAVSFADICLVPQLYGARRFGVDLAPYGLLTRIEAACASLPAFQAALPDRQPDAQPA
- a CDS encoding MBL fold metallo-hydrolase, which codes for MRLSGSSVINLRPTLPSLPFEALLRQWMDAAFEPAECRRRLERLMEQKKLSPALFNPEEIEKGGRPATNALLFDSFASPARDWTLFAQVKRGPEVLRAGARLPIASVPWVAQLLRAASYSDDVDTLRAMVASGLPGKLGQVFNACLEPAEDEAEYGAWPVVDAPGIYRREHASLVIRSQTTTLLFDPQIFTLGESTHFSRYPRESGPIEPDAILITHPHEDHWHVPAILRHVANRNIPIIVPVVPRPNLLTPEDFASSLGQVGLDARAVPWGDTVKVGDIEIDVLPFYGEQPTRCAPGPAEGLRCWGNCYRVTCPQFSALILVDSGVDPLGDMVEAVRQSTARRGPVDVVLANCRSFPEGINVGLPQYAMTLPFERLRAMYAENAGGRWLSMTLGGPGVAEACIAAQARYFLPYAHMFRGLGRDAEDDTLAGIRAGLAQRGAATEVLAWNPGDVARFDGARLGLQHVEAPRKAA